The Gemmatimonadaceae bacterium genome window below encodes:
- a CDS encoding SdrD B-like domain-containing protein, which produces MRGSMVVLALAVTPFIARTSLAQRQHGVPTHVVRREMPAASRRDDDDSDNDRRGDDKKCEERQRGNPSQNGWDHRADPRTKANKDCQTAPPPAPQPPPPPAPQPPPPAPAPAPDTTPTTPPPPAGHTIVQGSVFFDLNQNGSFDAPDEVSLSGWTVAITGPMNLTAVTDGNGAYSFTGLVEGNYLVCVIPPMGWIQTALQGAPSCGANLYGYAIPAVQLAGDVVYSGVDFGFISQ; this is translated from the coding sequence ATGCGCGGCTCAATGGTCGTGCTAGCATTGGCCGTCACGCCGTTCATCGCGCGCACGTCGCTCGCGCAACGCCAACACGGGGTTCCTACCCACGTCGTGCGGCGCGAGATGCCCGCGGCGTCGCGGCGTGACGATGACGACAGCGACAACGATCGTCGCGGTGACGACAAGAAATGCGAGGAGCGGCAGCGTGGGAACCCCTCCCAGAACGGGTGGGATCACCGCGCGGATCCGCGCACGAAGGCCAACAAGGACTGCCAGACTGCGCCGCCTCCGGCTCCGCAGCCTCCTCCGCCTCCGGCTCCGCAGCCTCCTCCGCCGGCACCCGCTCCGGCTCCGGATACCACTCCGACCACGCCTCCGCCACCTGCTGGTCACACGATCGTGCAGGGCAGCGTGTTCTTCGATCTCAACCAGAATGGCAGTTTCGACGCGCCCGATGAAGTTTCGCTTTCGGGTTGGACCGTCGCGATCACGGGTCCTATGAATCTGACCGCAGTGACCGATGGTAACGGCGCGTACTCGTTCACCGGGCTCGTAGAAGGCAATTACCTGGTGTGCGTGATCCCGCCGATGGGCTGGATCCAGACGGCCCTTCAGGGTGCGCCGTCGTGCGGCGCGAACCTATACGGCTACGCAATTCCGGCCGTGCAGCTCGCGGGAGACGTCGTGTACTCTGGCGTCGACTTCGGCTTCATTAGCCAGTAA
- a CDS encoding GNAT family protein: MITTAPVTLEAHGVRLEPLAPEHRDALVAVATDGRLWELWFTSVPTPQEAAGYINDALTGQRNGHMLPWIVRELHSGEIIGTTRFHDIVPAIDRVEIGYTWYAARWQRTHVNTACKLLLLAHAFDSLGCKVVGLRTDRFNVASQRAIAALGARQDGILRHHQARRDGTARDSVIFSILAAEWPDVKRHLTLRLARHGGD, translated from the coding sequence ATGATCACCACCGCCCCGGTAACGCTCGAGGCACACGGCGTCCGTCTCGAGCCGCTCGCGCCGGAGCATCGGGATGCGCTCGTCGCCGTCGCGACCGACGGCCGACTCTGGGAGCTCTGGTTCACCTCTGTTCCGACTCCTCAGGAAGCCGCCGGCTACATCAACGACGCGCTCACCGGCCAGCGCAACGGCCACATGCTCCCCTGGATCGTGCGCGAGCTCCACTCGGGCGAGATCATCGGGACAACGCGATTCCATGACATCGTGCCCGCCATCGATCGCGTCGAGATCGGGTATACCTGGTACGCCGCCCGGTGGCAGCGCACGCATGTCAACACCGCCTGCAAGCTGCTGCTGCTGGCGCACGCTTTCGACTCGTTAGGGTGCAAGGTCGTGGGTCTGCGGACGGACCGCTTCAACGTTGCTTCGCAGCGGGCGATCGCCGCACTCGGCGCGCGTCAGGATGGAATCCTCCGCCATCACCAGGCGCGCCGCGACGGAACCGCACGCGATTCGGTGATATTCAGCATCCTTGCGGCCGAATGGCCCGATGTGAAGCGACACCTCACGTTGCGACTCGCACGCCACGGCGGAGATTGA
- a CDS encoding GNAT family N-acetyltransferase gives MALALQIGTKATVFREERMEKAGDPSDQQSAEEAATPDTAEPAEATRVRAEDDAETRERQEQTEAGLREADRTLEDGGARLKHTRAELRKRERELERTGEITREVAANAADLRAQMAQISEQARRSPRPESKEKDKPSSD, from the coding sequence ATGGCTCTTGCCTTGCAAATCGGGACCAAGGCAACGGTTTTCCGCGAGGAAAGGATGGAAAAGGCAGGGGATCCGAGCGATCAACAGAGTGCGGAGGAGGCAGCAACTCCGGACACGGCGGAGCCCGCCGAAGCGACTCGCGTGAGGGCAGAAGATGACGCCGAAACGCGCGAACGCCAGGAACAGACCGAGGCCGGCCTGCGCGAAGCAGACCGGACGCTCGAGGACGGCGGCGCAAGATTGAAACACACGCGCGCCGAGTTACGCAAACGCGAACGTGAGCTCGAGCGCACCGGGGAGATCACGCGCGAGGTGGCCGCAAACGCCGCCGATCTGCGTGCCCAAATGGCACAGATCTCCGAGCAGGCGCGCCGATCACCACGGCCCGAGTCCAAAGAGAAAGACAAGCCGTCAAGCGACTGA
- a CDS encoding DinB family protein, whose translation MRVSDLERLYDFSYWANRKLFDVIAKLPEEQFTQKVSGAYGSIRNALVHVMSAEWGWLDRCGGQQRGPRLDPDDYPTAQSVIETWKRVEGYVRSFLPTLNDEDLERKVEFSIGGGPMRLVALGDLLHHSVIHAVHHRGQVALILRELGLTPGNFDLLIYCME comes from the coding sequence ATGCGCGTGTCGGACCTCGAGCGACTCTACGACTTCTCCTACTGGGCCAACCGCAAGCTCTTCGACGTGATCGCGAAACTTCCCGAGGAGCAGTTCACGCAGAAGGTGAGTGGCGCCTACGGTTCGATCCGGAACGCGCTCGTTCACGTGATGAGCGCCGAATGGGGATGGCTGGATCGATGCGGCGGACAACAACGCGGACCGCGCCTCGATCCCGATGATTATCCGACAGCGCAATCCGTCATCGAGACATGGAAACGTGTCGAAGGCTACGTGCGCTCCTTCCTTCCGACCTTGAACGATGAAGATCTCGAGCGGAAGGTGGAATTCTCGATCGGCGGTGGTCCGATGCGCCTCGTTGCCCTCGGCGACTTGCTGCACCACTCGGTGATCCACGCGGTGCATCATCGCGGTCAGGTGGCGCTGATTCTCCGGGAGCTCGGGCTTACGCCCGGCAATTTCGATTTGCTCATCTACTGCATGGAGTAA